Proteins encoded by one window of Streptomyces clavuligerus:
- a CDS encoding SCO3242 family prenyltransferase produces the protein MRGPLRDTARAWAELLRISAWPTVPGDALTGAAVLALRPNRGTALALGTSLCLYTAGMALNDWADHAEDAQERPERPLPSGRVTPRAALAAATALTATGLALAARAGRPALALATALATTVWAYDLRLKHTPAGPAAMAAARALDLLLGATATHHRAPRPGPVTPPAPAATAHRPPHAAAPTAAPTAPVRPPAALPPALALAAHTYGVTAVSRHETQGGSTRTPLAALAATLALAARTAQPPPPTAPAPVHLLRSLLATTYLRTAGTPLLHAALNPSPPFTQRAVGGGIRALVPLQAALAARNGTRTGTATALAVLGLAPAARALARKVSPT, from the coding sequence GTGCGAGGCCCACTGCGGGACACTGCGCGGGCCTGGGCCGAACTCCTGCGGATCTCCGCCTGGCCCACCGTCCCCGGCGACGCCCTCACCGGCGCGGCCGTCCTCGCCCTCCGCCCCAACCGGGGCACCGCCCTCGCGCTCGGCACCTCCCTCTGCCTCTACACCGCCGGCATGGCCCTCAACGACTGGGCCGACCACGCCGAGGACGCCCAGGAACGCCCCGAACGCCCCCTCCCCTCCGGGCGCGTCACCCCCCGCGCGGCCCTCGCCGCCGCCACAGCCCTCACCGCGACCGGTCTCGCCCTCGCCGCCCGCGCCGGACGCCCCGCCCTCGCCCTCGCCACCGCCCTCGCCACCACCGTCTGGGCCTACGACCTCCGCCTCAAACACACCCCCGCGGGCCCCGCCGCCATGGCCGCCGCCCGAGCACTCGACCTCCTCCTCGGGGCCACCGCCACCCACCACCGCGCCCCGCGCCCCGGCCCCGTCACCCCACCCGCCCCCGCCGCCACGGCCCACCGGCCGCCCCACGCAGCAGCCCCGACCGCCGCCCCCACGGCTCCCGTCCGTCCGCCCGCCGCCCTGCCGCCCGCGCTCGCCCTCGCCGCCCACACCTACGGCGTCACCGCCGTCTCCCGGCACGAGACCCAGGGCGGCTCCACCCGCACCCCCCTCGCCGCCCTCGCCGCCACCCTCGCCCTCGCCGCCCGCACCGCCCAACCCCCGCCCCCCACCGCCCCCGCCCCCGTACACCTGCTGCGGTCACTCCTCGCCACCACCTACCTCCGCACCGCGGGCACCCCCCTGCTGCACGCCGCCCTCAACCCCTCCCCACCCTTCACCCAGCGGGCCGTCGGCGGCGGCATCCGCGCCCTCGTCCCCCTCCAAGCCGCCCTCGCCGCCCGGAACGGCACCCGCACCGGCACCGCCACCGCCCTCGCCGTCCTCGGACTCGCCCCCGCGGCCCGCGCCCTCGCCCGGAAGGTGAGCCCCACATGA
- a CDS encoding TatD family hydrolase, with amino-acid sequence MRIFDPHIHMTSRTTDDYQAMYTAGVRALVEPSFWLGQPRTSTGSFHDYFDALLGWEPFRAAQYGIAHHCTIALNPKEANDPRCVPVLDDLPRYLVKDSVVAVGEIGYDSMTPAEDTALATQLQLAADHGLPALVHTPHRDKLAGLRRTLDVVRESALPPERILLDHLNETTVKEATDSGCWLGFSIYPDTKMDEHRMVALLRTWGTGKILVNSAADWGRSDPLKTRAVGDAMLAAGFTDDDIDQVLWRNPVAFYGLSGRLHLDTPPPDTATAPLHEGNSIRRGGE; translated from the coding sequence ATGCGCATCTTCGATCCCCACATCCATATGACCTCCCGCACCACCGACGACTACCAGGCCATGTACACCGCCGGGGTCCGCGCCCTCGTCGAACCCTCCTTCTGGCTCGGCCAACCCCGCACCTCGACCGGCAGCTTCCACGACTACTTCGACGCCCTCCTCGGCTGGGAACCCTTCCGCGCCGCCCAGTACGGCATCGCCCACCACTGCACCATCGCCCTCAACCCCAAAGAGGCCAACGACCCCCGCTGCGTCCCCGTCCTCGACGACCTGCCCCGCTACCTCGTCAAGGACTCCGTCGTCGCCGTCGGCGAGATCGGCTACGACTCCATGACCCCCGCCGAGGACACCGCCCTCGCCACCCAGCTCCAACTCGCCGCCGACCACGGACTCCCCGCCCTCGTCCACACCCCCCACCGCGACAAACTCGCCGGACTCCGCCGCACCCTCGACGTCGTCCGCGAATCCGCGCTCCCCCCGGAACGCATCCTCCTCGACCACCTCAACGAGACCACCGTAAAGGAGGCCACTGACAGCGGCTGCTGGCTCGGCTTCTCCATCTACCCCGACACCAAGATGGACGAGCACCGGATGGTCGCCCTCCTCCGTACCTGGGGCACCGGGAAGATCCTCGTCAACTCCGCCGCCGACTGGGGGAGGAGCGACCCCCTCAAGACCCGCGCCGTCGGCGACGCCATGCTCGCCGCCGGATTCACCGACGACGACATCGACCAGGTCCTGTGGCGCAACCCCGTCGCCTTCTACGGACTCAGCGGACGGCTGCACCTCGACACCCCGCCCCCCGACACCGCCACCGCGCCCCTCCACGAAGGCAACTCCATCCGGCGCGGCGGGGAATGA
- a CDS encoding EboA domain-containing protein encodes MTPTRQELHALLDPPARTWLDHALTEAAAAAAPHATGGTDPWELRFAAAGRHCGHQHADAVRTLLLTEARPDAPTLGRLYHHGTADERRAVLLALPHLDRLTPPEAALPLVEDALRSNDTRLIAAAVGPYAARHLDAHPWRHAVLKCLFTGVPTDTVAGLGHRARGDRELARMLTDYADERTAAGRPVPHDLLRVLTLTDEPSEES; translated from the coding sequence ATGACCCCCACCCGCCAAGAACTCCACGCCCTGCTCGACCCTCCCGCCCGCACCTGGCTCGACCACGCGCTCACCGAAGCCGCGGCAGCCGCAGCACCCCACGCCACCGGCGGCACCGACCCCTGGGAACTCCGCTTCGCCGCCGCCGGACGCCACTGCGGCCACCAGCACGCCGACGCCGTCCGCACCCTGCTCCTCACCGAGGCACGACCCGACGCCCCCACCCTCGGCCGCCTCTACCACCACGGCACCGCCGACGAACGCCGCGCCGTCCTCCTCGCCCTTCCCCACCTCGACCGCCTCACCCCGCCCGAAGCCGCCCTGCCACTCGTCGAAGACGCCCTGCGCAGCAACGACACCCGGCTCATCGCCGCCGCCGTCGGCCCCTACGCCGCACGCCACCTCGACGCCCACCCCTGGCGGCACGCCGTCCTCAAATGCCTCTTCACCGGCGTCCCCACCGACACCGTCGCCGGGCTCGGACACCGCGCCCGCGGCGACCGCGAACTCGCCCGGATGCTCACCGACTACGCCGACGAACGCACCGCCGCAGGCCGCCCCGTACCGCACGACCTCCTTCGCGTACTGACCCTGACAGACGAACCGTCCGAGGAGTCCTGA
- a CDS encoding radical SAM/SPASM domain-containing protein, whose amino-acid sequence MIAVNQGQRVHEAARDLATLGVEEVGGDRTREFGRASQGATPTIGDLCGHCAHEKCAVGPTGDVWPCVLGRFLTIGNVRETPLADIWGGARMARVTADITAVHGDGAQSCTPPQFLPMCGPCQPCVPSVGHCDPKEAGTGAETATIGAPA is encoded by the coding sequence GTGATCGCCGTCAACCAGGGGCAGCGTGTCCACGAAGCGGCGCGGGACCTGGCGACGCTCGGAGTCGAAGAGGTGGGCGGCGACCGTACCCGGGAGTTCGGACGGGCCAGTCAGGGAGCCACGCCGACCATCGGTGATCTGTGCGGGCACTGCGCCCACGAGAAGTGCGCCGTCGGCCCGACGGGGGACGTGTGGCCGTGCGTGCTCGGACGGTTCCTCACCATCGGCAACGTGCGGGAAACCCCGCTCGCCGACATCTGGGGCGGCGCGCGGATGGCCAGGGTGACCGCCGACATCACGGCCGTCCACGGAGACGGCGCGCAGTCGTGCACGCCCCCGCAGTTCCTCCCCATGTGCGGACCGTGCCAGCCCTGCGTTCCCTCGGTCGGGCACTGCGACCCAAAGGAGGCGGGCACGGGGGCTGAAACCGCTACGATCGGTGCACCCGCTTGA
- a CDS encoding sugar phosphate isomerase/epimerase family protein: MTTPATTGTLRLGYGTNGLTDLRLDDALTLLADLGYDGVGLTLDHMHLDPLAPDLARRTRHTATLLDRLGLDVTIETGARYILDPRHKHGPSLLDPDPDARATRAALLTTALHIAADLGAHAVHCFSGTTPPGTDPDTAWKRLTDTLTPVLGTAETTGIPLAVEPEPGHLLATLADFHHLRGLLGDPPPLGLTLDIGHCQCLEDRPPADCVREAAPWLRHVQIEDMRRGIHEHLPLGDGEIDFPPVLTALADTGYQGLTVVELPRHSHAGPELARTSLPFLRAAAASAARPPGPTDPTGRTPGAPA; the protein is encoded by the coding sequence ATGACCACCCCCGCCACCACCGGGACCCTCCGCCTCGGCTACGGCACCAACGGCCTCACCGACCTCCGCCTCGACGACGCCCTCACCCTCCTCGCCGACCTCGGCTACGACGGCGTCGGACTCACCCTCGACCACATGCACCTCGACCCCCTCGCCCCCGACCTCGCCCGGCGCACCCGGCACACCGCCACCCTCCTCGACCGGCTGGGACTCGACGTCACCATCGAGACCGGCGCCCGCTACATCCTCGACCCCCGGCACAAACACGGCCCCTCCCTGCTCGACCCCGACCCCGACGCCCGCGCCACCCGGGCCGCCCTCCTCACCACCGCCCTCCACATCGCCGCCGACCTCGGCGCCCACGCCGTCCACTGCTTCAGCGGCACCACCCCCCCGGGCACCGACCCCGACACCGCCTGGAAACGCCTCACCGACACCCTCACCCCCGTCCTGGGCACAGCCGAGACCACCGGCATCCCCCTCGCCGTCGAACCCGAACCCGGCCACCTCCTCGCCACCCTCGCCGACTTCCACCACCTCCGCGGCCTCCTCGGCGACCCCCCGCCCCTCGGCCTCACCCTCGACATCGGACACTGCCAGTGCCTGGAGGACCGGCCCCCCGCCGACTGCGTCCGCGAAGCCGCCCCCTGGCTGCGCCACGTCCAGATCGAGGACATGCGCCGGGGCATCCACGAACACCTCCCCCTCGGCGACGGGGAGATCGACTTCCCGCCCGTACTCACCGCCCTCGCCGACACCGGCTACCAGGGCCTCACCGTCGTCGAACTGCCCCGCCACTCCCACGCCGGACCCGAACTCGCCCGCACCTCCCTCCCCTTCCTCCGCGCCGCCGCCGCCTCCGCCGCCCGCCCTCCCGGCCCGACCGACCCCACCGGCCGCACCCCCGGAGCACCGGCATGA
- a CDS encoding sugar phosphate isomerase/epimerase family protein has product MSLFGKETDPELVHRLSRRGMLGVAAGGAAAALLGAAAGPAQAAGPAGPAPSPGGVPRPAPGGGPAPALAPESGQGGGSGRPVLPPGRLGIQLYSLRDKVVTLGFAPVFAELARQGYDEIEFAGYTQGGAGAITLKQLRGLARDHGLHPIGSHVGYWSTDPHAYTFAQNLERVLDDAQELGLKHIGTPSPPFRYGATVDAWKRAAEDFNTYGEAARRRGMRFYQHNHAEEFSFATDRPRVRLYDVLLAETDPDLVFLEMDIYWAQVGRHRFSRRPDGTPAPFDPLRYVLRQPDRYPLFHVKDGARDESARDGYRMTDVGDGDIDYRRFLSAVGRTQGGRRDHHWQVEHDNPAESFTFARKSSAHLHGLREDC; this is encoded by the coding sequence ATGAGCCTCTTCGGCAAGGAGACCGACCCGGAACTTGTCCACAGACTGAGCCGCCGGGGCATGCTCGGGGTCGCGGCGGGCGGTGCGGCGGCGGCGCTGCTCGGTGCGGCGGCCGGGCCCGCGCAGGCGGCCGGGCCCGCGGGACCGGCCCCGTCCCCCGGTGGTGTTCCCCGGCCGGCGCCCGGCGGCGGCCCGGCCCCGGCCCTGGCCCCGGAGTCCGGGCAGGGCGGGGGGAGCGGACGCCCCGTCCTCCCACCGGGCCGTCTCGGCATCCAGCTCTACTCCCTGCGTGACAAGGTCGTCACTCTCGGCTTCGCCCCGGTCTTCGCCGAGCTGGCGCGCCAGGGCTACGACGAGATCGAGTTCGCCGGCTACACGCAGGGCGGTGCCGGTGCGATCACCCTCAAGCAACTCCGCGGGCTCGCCCGCGACCACGGCCTCCACCCGATCGGCAGCCATGTCGGCTACTGGTCCACCGACCCGCATGCCTACACCTTCGCCCAGAACCTGGAACGGGTCCTCGACGACGCCCAGGAACTGGGCCTCAAGCACATCGGCACCCCGTCCCCGCCCTTCCGTTACGGCGCCACCGTCGACGCCTGGAAGCGCGCGGCCGAGGACTTCAACACCTACGGCGAGGCCGCCCGGCGCCGTGGCATGCGGTTCTACCAGCACAACCACGCCGAGGAGTTCTCCTTCGCCACGGACCGCCCCCGGGTGCGACTCTATGACGTCCTGCTCGCCGAGACCGACCCCGACCTGGTCTTCCTGGAGATGGACATCTACTGGGCCCAGGTGGGCCGGCACCGCTTCAGCAGGCGCCCCGACGGGACGCCCGCCCCCTTCGACCCCTTGCGCTATGTGCTCCGGCAGCCGGACCGCTATCCGCTCTTCCATGTGAAGGACGGCGCACGGGACGAGTCCGCCCGCGACGGCTACCGGATGACGGACGTCGGCGACGGTGACATCGACTACCGCCGTTTCCTCTCCGCCGTGGGCCGCACCCAGGGCGGGCGCCGCGATCACCACTGGCAGGTGGAGCACGACAACCCGGCCGAGTCGTTCACGTTCGCCCGTAAGTCCAGCGCTCATCTCCACGGGCTCCGCGAGGACTGCTGA
- a CDS encoding transcriptional regulator → MPRSHGDDAPAAYLAEGTWPDGRLRDDAPVSAVYAQAFTRRLRDAIGEMGLNPFAVERVTGVGRRTVERTLKGLVLPDFGAIARLETGLGADLWPRREHSGKHTGK, encoded by the coding sequence GTGCCGCGCAGCCATGGAGACGACGCCCCCGCCGCCTACCTCGCCGAGGGGACCTGGCCCGACGGCCGGCTCCGGGACGACGCGCCCGTCAGCGCCGTCTACGCGCAGGCGTTCACCCGCCGGCTGCGCGACGCCATCGGAGAGATGGGGCTGAATCCGTTCGCCGTCGAACGCGTCACCGGGGTCGGCCGCCGTACCGTCGAGCGCACGCTGAAAGGACTGGTACTGCCCGACTTCGGCGCGATCGCACGACTGGAGACCGGACTCGGAGCCGACCTCTGGCCACGCCGCGAGCACAGCGGGAAACACACCGGGAAATGA
- the eboE gene encoding metabolite traffic protein EboE, with protein MRFRHPDGTTVHLAYCTNVHPAETLDGVLAQLRDHCEPVRRRLGRDRLGIGLWLAKDAARALTTDPAALRGLRRELDRRGLEVVTLNGFPYEGFGADEVKHRVYRPDWSEPERLAHTTALARLLAGLLPDDVTEGTISTLPLAWRTRHGPTAAATAHTALTTLAERLAALEQLTGKTIRVALEPEPGCAVETTADALAPLTALASDRIGVCIDTCHLATSFEDPGPALTALTQARVPIPKAQLSAALHAEEPHLPDVRAALAAFAEPRFLHQTRTRTATGLRGTDDLPEALTGTALPDSRPWRAHFHVPLHTPPAPPLTSTLPVLRETLTHLVGGPAPLTRHLEVETYTWQALPPALRPRNRTQLAEGIAAELTLARELLTDLGLKELP; from the coding sequence ATGCGCTTCCGCCACCCCGACGGCACCACGGTCCACCTCGCCTACTGCACCAACGTCCACCCCGCCGAAACCCTCGACGGTGTCCTCGCCCAATTGCGCGACCACTGCGAACCCGTCCGCAGACGCCTCGGCCGCGACCGGCTCGGCATCGGACTCTGGCTCGCCAAGGACGCCGCCCGCGCCCTCACCACCGACCCCGCCGCCCTGCGCGGCCTCCGCCGCGAACTCGACCGCAGAGGACTCGAAGTCGTCACCCTCAACGGCTTCCCCTACGAAGGATTCGGCGCCGATGAGGTCAAACACCGCGTCTACCGGCCCGACTGGAGCGAACCCGAACGCCTCGCCCACACCACCGCCCTCGCCCGCCTCCTCGCCGGACTCCTCCCCGACGACGTCACCGAAGGCACCATCTCCACCCTCCCCCTCGCCTGGCGCACCCGACACGGCCCCACCGCCGCCGCGACCGCCCACACCGCCCTCACCACCCTCGCCGAACGGCTCGCCGCCCTCGAACAGCTCACCGGGAAAACCATCCGCGTCGCCCTCGAACCCGAACCCGGCTGCGCCGTCGAAACCACCGCCGACGCCCTCGCCCCCCTCACCGCCCTCGCCTCCGACCGCATCGGCGTCTGCATCGACACCTGCCACCTCGCCACCTCCTTCGAAGACCCCGGACCCGCCCTCACCGCCCTCACCCAGGCCCGCGTCCCCATCCCCAAAGCACAGCTCTCCGCTGCCCTCCACGCCGAGGAACCCCACCTCCCCGACGTACGCGCCGCCCTCGCCGCCTTCGCCGAACCCCGCTTCCTCCACCAGACCCGCACCCGCACCGCCACCGGACTCCGCGGCACCGACGACCTCCCCGAAGCCCTCACCGGAACGGCACTCCCCGACAGCCGCCCCTGGCGCGCCCACTTCCACGTCCCCCTGCACACCCCGCCCGCCCCACCCCTCACCTCCACCCTCCCCGTCCTCCGGGAAACCCTCACCCACCTCGTCGGCGGCCCCGCACCCCTCACCCGCCACCTGGAGGTCGAGACCTACACCTGGCAGGCCCTCCCACCCGCACTGCGCCCCCGCAACCGCACCCAGCTCGCCGAGGGCATCGCCGCGGAACTGACGCTGGCGCGGGAACTGCTGACGGACCTCGGGCTGAAGGAGCTGCCATGA
- a CDS encoding alkaline phosphatase family protein produces MTDPAPSPGPPPPSPRPAPPSPTPLLVLDVVGLTPRLLGHMPRLRALAASGSQAPLGTVLPAVTCAAQSTFLTGVLPAGHGVVGNGWYFRELGDVLLWRQHNGLVAGDKLWDAARRAHPGYTVANICWWYAMGADTDITVTPRPVYYADGRKEPDCYTRPPALHGELTRRFGTFPLFHFWGPGADLVSSRWIVDATRHILSAHRPDLALCYLPHLDYDLQRHGPDDPRAHRAAAELDTAMAPLLDDARREGRTVVVLSEYGITRVSRPVDINRALRRAGFLEVHTQDGMEYLDPMASRAFAVADHQIAHVYVRRPGDLPAVRAALADLPGVERLLDDAGKKAEGLDHPRSGELVAVAEPDAWFTYYYWLDDARAPDFARLVEIHRKPGYDPVELFMDPQDPYVRLRAATALARKKLGMRYRMAVVPLDPAPIRGSHGRLPPSDDEGPLILCSTPRAVDGRVAATDVKALLLRLAGLH; encoded by the coding sequence ATGACCGACCCCGCTCCCTCTCCGGGGCCCCCTCCCCCCTCCCCCCGCCCCGCCCCGCCCTCACCCACCCCTCTCCTCGTCCTCGACGTTGTCGGCCTCACCCCCCGTCTCCTCGGACACATGCCCCGTCTCCGGGCTCTGGCCGCGTCCGGCTCGCAGGCCCCGCTCGGGACCGTGCTGCCCGCCGTGACCTGCGCCGCGCAGTCCACCTTTCTCACCGGTGTGCTCCCCGCCGGGCACGGCGTCGTCGGCAATGGCTGGTACTTCCGCGAGCTGGGCGACGTCCTGCTGTGGCGGCAGCACAACGGCCTGGTCGCGGGCGACAAGCTGTGGGACGCGGCCCGGCGCGCCCACCCCGGGTACACGGTGGCGAACATCTGCTGGTGGTACGCGATGGGCGCGGACACCGACATCACCGTCACCCCCCGGCCGGTGTACTACGCGGACGGGCGCAAGGAACCCGACTGCTACACCCGCCCTCCCGCACTGCACGGCGAACTGACCCGGCGCTTCGGTACCTTCCCCCTCTTCCACTTCTGGGGACCGGGCGCGGACCTCGTCTCCAGCCGGTGGATCGTCGACGCGACCCGGCACATCCTGAGCGCGCACCGCCCCGATCTGGCCCTGTGCTACCTCCCTCATCTCGACTACGACCTCCAGCGCCACGGCCCCGACGACCCGCGCGCGCACCGCGCCGCCGCCGAACTGGACACAGCCATGGCCCCGCTGCTCGACGACGCCCGGCGCGAGGGCCGGACCGTCGTCGTCCTCTCCGAGTACGGCATCACCCGGGTCAGCCGCCCCGTCGACATCAACCGGGCCCTGCGCCGTGCCGGATTCCTTGAGGTGCACACCCAGGACGGCATGGAGTACCTGGACCCGATGGCCTCACGGGCCTTCGCCGTCGCCGATCACCAGATCGCCCATGTGTATGTCCGCCGCCCCGGGGATCTGCCCGCCGTCCGCGCGGCCCTGGCCGATCTGCCCGGCGTCGAACGGCTCCTGGACGACGCGGGCAAGAAGGCGGAGGGCCTGGACCACCCCCGCTCCGGCGAACTGGTCGCCGTCGCGGAACCCGATGCCTGGTTCACCTACTACTACTGGCTCGACGACGCACGGGCCCCCGACTTCGCCCGGCTGGTCGAGATCCACCGGAAACCCGGCTACGACCCCGTCGAGCTGTTCATGGACCCGCAGGACCCCTATGTGCGGCTCAGGGCGGCCACCGCGCTCGCCCGCAAGAAACTCGGCATGCGCTACCGGATGGCCGTGGTCCCCCTGGACCCGGCGCCTATTCGCGGCAGCCATGGCCGCCTGCCTCCGAGTGACGACGAAGGTCCGCTCATCCTCTGCTCCACCCCCCGCGCTGTGGACGGCCGTGTCGCGGCCACCGATGTGAAAGCTCTGCTGCTCCGGCTGGCAGGTCTCCACTGA
- a CDS encoding inositol-3-phosphate synthase: MPYRPSPPTTAPHPTPAAPAGHPRTDTPTPPPAAAQRRTGVWLIGARGSVATTTIAGCAALTAGLHPPTGLLTETPPFTGAALPALTSLVFGGHDTAHCPLPKRAEELTAAGVLPHGLAAAIRPELTTADHAIRPGGPLPGDTRDDEQLIDTFAADIDAFRTHHTLARVIVINVATTEAPPPPDTPRLAPSSLYAAAALRSGSPYINFTPSTGLHTPALHTAAAHSGLPHAGRDGKTGQTLLRSVLAPMFLQRALTVRAWSGTNLLGGGDGAALAHPAAAAAKNAGKERVLSDTLGHTPEGTVHIDDVPALGDWKTAWDHIAFDGFLGSRMILQTIWQGCDSALAAPLVLDLARLTARAHEAGLSGPLPGLGFYFKDPDNGPSSLSEQFHALLRLAEHLGEPR, translated from the coding sequence GTGCCGTACCGCCCCAGCCCGCCCACCACCGCGCCCCACCCCACCCCCGCCGCTCCCGCCGGCCACCCCCGCACGGACACCCCCACCCCACCCCCGGCCGCCGCACAGCGGCGCACCGGCGTCTGGCTCATCGGCGCCCGCGGCTCCGTCGCCACCACCACCATCGCCGGATGCGCCGCCCTCACCGCCGGACTCCACCCACCCACCGGCCTGCTCACCGAGACACCCCCCTTCACCGGCGCCGCACTCCCCGCCCTCACCTCCCTCGTCTTCGGCGGACACGACACCGCCCACTGCCCCCTCCCCAAACGCGCCGAAGAACTCACCGCCGCCGGAGTCCTCCCGCACGGACTCGCCGCCGCCATCCGCCCCGAACTCACCACCGCCGACCACGCCATCCGCCCCGGCGGCCCCCTCCCCGGCGACACCCGCGACGACGAACAACTCATCGACACCTTCGCCGCCGACATCGACGCCTTCCGCACCCACCACACCCTCGCCCGCGTCATCGTCATCAACGTCGCCACCACCGAAGCCCCACCCCCACCGGACACCCCCCGGCTCGCGCCCAGCTCCCTCTACGCCGCAGCCGCCCTCCGCTCCGGCAGCCCCTACATCAACTTCACCCCCTCCACCGGACTGCACACCCCCGCCCTCCACACCGCCGCCGCGCACTCCGGCCTCCCCCACGCCGGACGCGACGGCAAAACCGGCCAGACCCTGCTGCGCTCCGTCCTCGCCCCGATGTTCCTCCAGCGCGCCCTGACCGTACGGGCCTGGTCCGGCACCAACCTCCTGGGCGGAGGCGACGGAGCGGCCCTCGCCCACCCCGCGGCGGCCGCCGCCAAGAACGCGGGCAAGGAGCGCGTCCTCAGCGACACCCTCGGACACACCCCCGAAGGCACCGTCCACATCGACGACGTCCCCGCACTCGGCGACTGGAAGACCGCCTGGGACCACATCGCCTTCGACGGCTTCCTCGGCTCCCGCATGATCCTCCAGACCATCTGGCAGGGCTGCGACTCCGCCCTCGCCGCACCCCTCGTCCTCGACCTCGCCCGGCTCACCGCCCGCGCCCACGAAGCCGGACTCTCCGGCCCGCTGCCCGGACTCGGCTTCTACTTCAAGGACCCCGACAACGGACCCTCCTCCCTCTCCGAACAGTTCCACGCGCTGCTGCGCCTCGCCGAACACCTCGGGGAGCCCCGATGA
- a CDS encoding helix-turn-helix transcriptional regulator: MTTVIGANIRHRRKQRGWTQARLAWELCRAAGVQGEPVSTQEITRWEAGRRTPRDWLPFLAAVLGVSVEVLTGPPVPPEAAMLSLAGYLPEGDPLAPLSARNGRRIGEGVVRDLHQRVHGLRRADDVVYGLDLIGRAMLTAIPVRTERAGWPPPVRADSACHPWSDLGNLQAVGHVVGHATALESKKPHMKWGPCWWVFDITGWPVLMTLSGGGLHRLSAGACTRVCPVGSFPGWGGQEGCRTVCRCLWGRLLVRWRAADLLRAGRGCAMAVPSRASLECVRGHLLCWSGRVGWCWCSVGCGVSGGRGMPGGVGFGGVERVHGIRGVSDIGCHGGWRPGVW, from the coding sequence ATGACCACGGTGATCGGGGCCAACATCAGGCATCGGCGGAAACAGCGTGGATGGACTCAGGCGCGCTTGGCGTGGGAGCTGTGCCGCGCGGCGGGCGTACAGGGCGAGCCGGTCAGCACCCAGGAGATCACCCGATGGGAGGCGGGCAGGCGCACCCCCCGCGACTGGCTTCCGTTCCTCGCTGCCGTCCTGGGGGTTTCCGTAGAAGTGCTCACAGGCCCTCCAGTGCCCCCGGAAGCGGCGATGCTGTCGCTGGCCGGCTACCTGCCCGAAGGTGACCCGCTGGCCCCTCTCAGTGCCCGGAACGGGCGTCGCATCGGAGAGGGAGTCGTACGTGACCTGCATCAAAGAGTCCACGGGCTGCGCCGGGCCGACGATGTCGTCTACGGGCTGGACCTGATCGGGCGGGCGATGCTTACGGCCATTCCCGTAAGGACGGAGCGCGCTGGCTGGCCGCCTCCGGTGCGGGCCGACTCGGCCTGTCATCCCTGGTCTGACCTGGGAAATCTCCAGGCTGTTGGTCACGTGGTTGGTCACGCCACAGCCCTGGAAAGCAAAAAACCCCACATGAAGTGGGGTCCCTGCTGGTGGGTTTTTGACATAACTGGCTGGCCTGTGCTGATGACCTTGTCTGGTGGGGGGTTGCACAGGCTAAGCGCAGGTGCATGCACACGTGTTTGTCCCGTTGGTTCGTTCCCGGGGTGGGGTGGTCAGGAAGGGTGTCGGACGGTGTGTCGGTGTCTGTGGGGCAGGCTGTTGGTGCGGTGGCGGGCAGCGGACCTGCTGCGGGCGGGGCGTGGTTGTGCGATGGCGGTTCCGTCCCGGGCGTCCCTGGAGTGTGTCCGGGGCCATCTTTTGTGCTGGTCGGGTCGGGTGGGGTGGTGCTGGTGTTCCGTGGGCTGCGGTGTGTCCGGGGGCCGGGGGATGCCGGGTGGTGTGGGGTTCGGGGGAGTCGAACGTGTGCATGGCATACGTGGCGTGTCGGACATCGGGTGTCATGGGGGATGGCGTCCGGGCGTCTGGTGA